CGCCAGTCGGGTTGTTCGGGTTGGACAGGAATATCGCCCGGGTTCGCGGAGTAACCGCAGCGGCCAGCCGCGCAGTATCAAGGCGAAAGCCCGCGTCCGGATCACAAGCCACCCGCACCAGGGTTGCACCGGAAGCCCTGAGCGTCGCTTCATAAGTGACATACATCGGATCGAGGGAGATCACTTCGTCCCCTGCCTGCAACAAGCACAGGGAGGCAACGAACAAGGCGTTCTGCGCCCCGGCCATGGTGATCACATTTTCCGCGAGTACCTCGCGCCCCAGGGATTTCGCGTAACGCGCGGCAATCGCCTGACGCAACTCGGTACGCCCGGCAATGTGCGTGTAATGGGTATCGCCGGCGCGCAGTGCAGTGATCGCGGCCTCGGTAATAAAGTCCGGGGTCGCGAAATCCGGGTCGCCCACGCTGAGCAGGATCACATCCTCGCCCCGCTCCTGCGCCTCGCAGGCGGCGTAATGAATGTCCCAGGCTGCAACGCCATGGCCGGCAATCCGGTCAACCAGAGGTGAAAAACGCATATACATGCCTCCCTGCCCAGTGAAAGAGCCGACGGCACGGCGTCGGCAAAAGCCGAACCATAAGTAAAACCTCAGGTTCGTTCAACCGCAGCGTCCAGCTGCGGGTTGATTAAAGGTCGAATCGGTCCACCACCCGCCGTCGTTCATTGTCGCCGCGCATGTCGTAGGCCGCCGTGGTAGCGATGTTGGTGTGGTGCGCGAGCTTCTGGGCAATGGAAAGATCGAACTCTTCTATCACCCGCGTGATGAAAGAACGTCGGAAGTCGTGAGGCATGATCTCCACACCGATCTGCCGGCCGCGTTGCTTGGCGATGAAATAGATAGCGTGTTTGGTAATTCGCTCACGAGTAATGTGGTTGCCGCGCCGGATCCGGTTGAACAGAAACGGGTCGTCGTCCTGCCCTGCTGGCAAACATGAACGGCGCAGCTCGAGCCATTGGCCCAGGGTGTCAAAGGCCCACGTCGGGGCGTATTTGATCAGCTGTTTATTGCCTTTGCCCAGCACCTGCAAGCTGCGTTCGACGAAGTCGACCTGCGCCAGATCGACGTTGACTGACTCGCTTTTGCGCATGCCCGAGCCATACAGAATGGCGATGATGGCCGCATCGCGCCGACCTTGGGGACGCGGGTCGGCGGCGCAGACTTCCATCAGTTCGCGGATCAGCGTGCGGCGGATATTCTTGCCTTTGGACAGCCGCGTGCCATTGACCGGCTTGACCGAGCGGATCTTCAGCAACTGGTCATGGCTGATCAGGTTCTGGCGCCACGCTTCATTCATCACGCCGCGAATCGCGTTGACGTACAGCGACGTGGTGTTGGGCGCGTAATCGTCGGCGCGCAGGGTCGCCACCAGCGCCGTCAGATGCCCGGGCTCAACGCAATGCCAGGGAACGTCGTGAATGTCGATGTCGGCCAGACCCAGCCGATCCGCAGCGTCCTGCAGCACATAAGTCATGGTCACGCGGCTCGAAGGGGCCAGTCGCGCCAGATAAAGCGTCAAGGGCGACAGCTGTTTGCCTGGAGAAACGGAATCGGTGGTATTCAATGGATCGCGGATCGCTCAAAAGCGCCACTCTACAACAAGGCTGTATGCATATCCAGTACCGGCCAAGCGTCCCATCACTAATTTATATAGCCATCATTAATCTAAACGACGACG
This genomic window from Pseudomonas sp. G.S.17 contains:
- a CDS encoding tyrosine-type recombinase/integrase, with the translated sequence MNTTDSVSPGKQLSPLTLYLARLAPSSRVTMTYVLQDAADRLGLADIDIHDVPWHCVEPGHLTALVATLRADDYAPNTTSLYVNAIRGVMNEAWRQNLISHDQLLKIRSVKPVNGTRLSKGKNIRRTLIRELMEVCAADPRPQGRRDAAIIAILYGSGMRKSESVNVDLAQVDFVERSLQVLGKGNKQLIKYAPTWAFDTLGQWLELRRSCLPAGQDDDPFLFNRIRRGNHITRERITKHAIYFIAKQRGRQIGVEIMPHDFRRSFITRVIEEFDLSIAQKLAHHTNIATTAAYDMRGDNERRRVVDRFDL